The following nucleotide sequence is from Agromyces sp. SYSU T00194.
GGCGCGCGATGACCGGCTCGACGACCCAGCGCTGCGTCGCCCAGGCGAGGACTCCCGCGAGCACGAGCACCCCGGTGGCGCCAGCGAGGCCGACTGCCGCACGATCCCGGACGGCCAGGTACGCGATGAGGATGGGCCAGTGCCAGAGGTAGAGCGGGTAGGAGATGCGGGCGACGAAGTGCACGGGCCGCAGTTCCAGGGCGCGGTCGACGCCGAACCGGGTGCGGTTCCCGGACGCCAGCACCACCAGCGCCGCACCGCCGACGGGCACGACGGCGGGCACCGACGGGTAGGCGGCCGCGCCGTCGATCACGAAGCCCGAACCGAGGATCAGCGCGAGGCCGAGCCAGCCGAGCAGGGCGCGCCACCGCTCGTCGAGTGCCGGCCGGTGGGCGAACCCGAGCGCCAGCAGGCCACCGGCCCCGAACTCCCAGAACCTGGCGGCGGAGTCGAAGTACGTCCGCGTCGGGTCCTGCAGGTTCGCCCACGCGGCGAACCCCAGCGACGCGATGCTGAGCGCGGCGGCGGCCACCAGGAGTGCGGACCGTGCGGGGGCGCGCCGCCCGGTGGCGGCGAGGACGAGCGCGGCCACGAGCGGCCAGACGAGGAAGAACTGCCCCTGCACCGACAACGACCAGAAGTGCTGGAAGGGGCTGGTCTCCGGGCCGGCTGCGCCGTAGGCGAGTTGCGACCGGATCAGTTCCCAGTTCTCCAGGAACAGGGCGGATGCGACGAGCTCGGTGCCGTTCTGGATCCAGCTCGTCTGCGGCAGCACCACGAGCACCATCGCGCCTGTCGCGACGAGGACCACGAGCGCCGCGGGCACGAGGCGCAGCAGCATCCGCCCGTACCGGGCCGCGAGCGCCGGGCGCTCGCCGCGTGCGGCGGATCGGGCGAGCGACGCCGTGAGGAGGAAGCCGGAGACGAACAGGAAGACGTCGACCCCGCCGGAGACGCGCCCCGCCCCGAAGAGGTGGAACACCACCACGAGGGTGAGCGCGATGCCGCGCAGCCCGTCGATCTCCGCGATCCTCGACGGGCCGGGCGCGGTGCGGTGCGGCGTGCTCATCCCCGCGGTGCGGTCCCCTCGGCGTCGCCCGGTGCCGGCTCCTCGAAGAGGGACCGCTCGGCCTCCTCGACGCGCGCGAGCGCGGAGAGCCCGTCGGACCGGTGGTGGCCGAACACCCACCAGCGGTAGAGGGCGAACCGGAAGAGCGTGCCGAGCGCGAGACCCACGACGTTCGAGGCGATGTTGTCCGCGAGCAGGCTCGTGAATCCGAGCACGTGGTGGCTGACCCAGAGGCAGAGCAGGGCGATGGCCATCCCGCCGAGGGAGACGACCAGGTACTCGGCGAACTCGCGCAGGTAGTTCTTCCGGCGGTGCCGCCGGAAGGTCCAGTAGCGGTTCCCGAGCCAGTTGAAGACGATCGCGACGCTCGTCGAGATCGTCTTCGCTCCGATCGCCGACTGCGCCCAGCCGTCGTCGCCCAGCAGGCCGAGCCGGAGCAGGTTGAACACCGCGACGTCGATGACGAGCCCGATCAGGCCGACCACGCCGAACTTGACCGCGTACGTGAGGACCCCGTGCCACAGGCGGGAGAGCGCGGTGCGGAGCGAGGACGGCATGGGCGACAGCCTAGGCGGACGTTCAGAAGAGCCAGGGCGCCTGGGCGCGCAGTGCACGCTCGAGCGGCTCCTCGAGCGTGCGGCCGTAGGTCGCCGAGAAGTGGTCGCGGTCGCGGTAGACGAGCACGTCGCCGACCACGGGCTCGCACCGATCGGTGCAGAAGCTGTCGGTCATGTCGATGGCGACCGTCGACTCGGGCACGTCGGCGGCCGAGAGGAGCGGGTCCTCGGCGGCGAAGATGTCGTCGCGGGCACGTCCGCAGGCGCTCAGGTCGTCGGGGTGCTCGGACACGCACGTCGGCACCGTCCACTCGAAGCGCGGGGTGTCGCGGATCGCGATCGTCGGGATGCCGGCGGCGTCCAGCTCGCGCCAGACCTCGACCTGCTCGTCGAGCATGACCTCCTCGGTGAACCGCTTGCCGTTCGGCGTCTGCGAACCCACCGTGAGCAGCGCGTCGGGCCGGATGGCGGCGATCTCGTCGACGACCTTCTCGTTCCACTCGACGCAAGCGTCGTACGGGCTGATCTCGCGAGCGCCCTCGGGGCTGATCAGGCGGCAGCCGTCCTTGTCGACGAGCACGAGCGCCCAGCCGTTGCGGGCGGCGATGCCCTCCATCGCCTCGTACCACTGCATCACATGCGAGCCGCCCGACATCACGATCGTGCGGGTGGGGTCCTCCACGTCGCTCTCGCAGACCTTGACGTCGCCGCGACCGGGCACGTCGCCCGTGCCCTGCACGCAGCCCCACGACAACGGCGCGGGCCGGTCGACGCCGGCTGCCGCCGCGGCGGGGACGAACGCGGCGGTGTTCACCGAGCCGGACCCGTCGGCGTCGAGGGCGCGAGCGCCGTCGGCGGTGACCTCGGCGGTGCTCGCGCGCACCTGCTGGATCTGTGCGTCGGTCCACGCCTGGACGCGCACGACGCCGGCGCCGACGATCAGCACGACGACGGCGATGGCCGCCAGTGGTGCTGCGATCATGCTGCGCGTCGAGACGGTCGACCGCAGCGCGATCGCCGGCTCGGCGACGAACCGCTGGGTGAGCCAGGCCAGCACGACCGAGATGAGCAGGATCGCCGCCGCGCTCCGCGGCCCCACCGACGGGCGATCGAAGTACATCAGCCAGAAGATGAGGATCGGCCAGTGCCAGAGGTACAGGGGGTAGGAGATGCGGGCGATGAACCGCAGCGGCGCGGTGTCGAGGAGGCGGTCCGGACCGAAGCGGCGGGTGCGGACGCCGGACCCGACGATGATGAGCGCGGTGCCCGCGAGCGGCCACAGCGTGAGCGGCCCGGGGAAGGCCGAGCCGCCGTCGATCAGGAAGCCGCACGCGACGATCATCGCGAGGCCGGTCCACACCGCGGCGATCGACCAGGCGCGGCCGATGCGCAGGTGGTGCGCCGACAGCGCGAGCAGCGCACCCGCGCCCAGCTCCCAGAACCGCGCGAACGAGTCGAAGTAGGCCACCTGCTGGTCCTGGCCGTGCAGCAGCATCGCGTAGGCGAACGACGCCGCGGTGAGCAGTGCGGTGACCACGAAGAGCACGCGACGCACCGGCAGCCGGCGCGCGGTGATCGCCGCGACGACCGCCACCAGGAGGGGCCAGGCGACGAAGAACTGCCCCTGCACGGACATCGACCAGAAGTGCTGCAGCGGGCTGGTCTGCGGTCCGGCGGCCCCGTACGCGAGCTGCGACGAGATCAGCTCCCAGTTCTCGTAGTAGAGCGCGGACGCGATGAGCTCGCGGCCGTTCTGCAGCCACTGCGTCGACGGGGCGAGGAGGACCGTCGCGACCAGCACGCCGACGAGCACCACGATCGCGGCGGGCACGAGGCGGACCGCCATGCGGCCGTACTGGTTGGCCAGGAACGGGCCGCCGCGGTCGACCCGACGCACGAGCGAACCGGTGAGCAGGAACGCCGAGATGAACAGGAACACGTCGACGCCGCCCGAGACCCGGCCCGCGCCGAAGAGGTGGAAGAGCACGACGAGTGCGAGCGCCAGTCCGCGGACCCCGACGATCTCGCCGATGAACTCCGACGAGTCGTGCTGCGGGGATCCCGAGTGTCTGCCGGACAAGGTGCTCCGTGGGGGTGGGGGCGGTGTGGGGACGGCGGAGTGCCAGCCGGTACCGTAACACCTTCCGGCTGAACGGGAAGTAGGGTGTGCAGGGATGAGTGGAGGACGCGTGAGAGTCGGAGTGATCGGGGGCGGGCAGCTCGCCCGGATGATGATCCCGGCGGCAGTGGAGCTGGGCGTCGAGATGCGCGTCCTCGCCGAGGGCGAGGGCATGTCCGCGGCGCTCGCGGCGACGGCCGTCGGCGACTACCGCGACCGCGAGACCGTGCTGGCCTTCGCCCGCGACGTCGACGTGATCACGTTCGACCACGAGCACGTCCCGCAGGACGTGCTGCACGCACTCGTCGACGCGGGCATGGCGGTGCATCCCGGGCCGGACGCGCTCGCCGTGGCGCAGGACAAGCTCGTCATGCGCGAGCGGGTCTCCGAGCTCGGCCTCCCGGTGCCCGACTGGGGGCGGGTCGAGACCCCGGACGAGCTCGACGACTTCATCGCCGACCACGGCGGCAGCGCGGTCGTGAAGACCGCCCGCGGGGGCTACGACGGCAAGGGCGTGCGCGTCGTGCGCGCCGCCGCGGAGGTCGCCGAGTGGTTCGCGACCCTCGCGGAGGACGGCAACCCCGGGGCGCTGCTCGTCGAGGAACTGGTCGACTTCCGTCGGGAGCTCGCCCAGCAGGTCGCCCGTCGCCCGAGCGGTGAGATCGTCGCGTGGCCGGTCGTCGAGACCGTGCAGGTCGACGGCATCTGCGCCGAGGTCATCGCGCCCGCGCCGCACTCGGCGGGACGCGTGGCCGACCTCGCCGAGGACATCGCGGTGCGGGTCGCCGAAGGGCTGGGCGTCACGGGGATGCTCGCGGTCGAGCTGTTCGAGACGGTCGACGGCCGCGTGCTCATCAACGAGCTCGCGATGCGCCCGCACAACAGCGGCCACTGGAGCATGGACGGGGCGACGACGGGGCAGTTCGAGCAGCACCTGCGCGCCGTGCTCGACCTCCCGCTGGGCGCCACCGGGGCGCGCGAGCCGTGGTCGGTCATGGTGAACGTGCTGGGCGGACCCGCGGAGGGGGAGATGGTCGACCGGTATCCGGCGATGCTGGCGGCGCATCCGCTCGCCAAGGTGCACAACTACGGCAAGTCGCCCCGGCCCGGACGCAAGATCGGGCACGTCACCGTCAGCGGCGACGACCTGGACGAGGTCGCCTACCAGGCGCGGGCAGCGGCCGCGTTCTTCGACGACTGACGCGAGCCGCGCAGCCGATCCCCGGGATCTGCCCGTACGATCGTCGGGTGGCAGAAGCAGCGAGCACGCCCGTCGTGGGCGTCGTGATGGGATCCGACTCCGACTGGCGCGTCATGCAGGCGGCATCCGAGGTCCTCGACGAGTTCGGCATCGCGCACGAGGTCGAGGTGGTCTCCGCCCATCGCACGCCCGAGAAGATGATCGCCTACGGCAAGGAGGCGTACGACCGGGGCATCCGCGTCATCATCGCCGGCGCCGGCGGCGCGGCCCACCTGCCCGGGATGCTCGCCAGCGTCACCACGCTCCCCGTCGTGGGCGTGCCGGTGCCGCTGTCCACCCTCGACGGACTCGACTCGCTGCTGTCGATCGTCCAGATGCCGGCCGGCGTGCCGGTCGCGACGGTCTCGATCGGCGGTGCGAAGAACGCGGGGCTCATCGCCGCGAAGATCCTCGCGACCTCCGACGCGGGGCTGACCGATCGACTCGCCGCCTACGCCGAGTCGCTCGCCGCGATGGTCGAGGAGAAGAACGAGCGCCTCAAGCAGGCGCGATGAGCCTCACCGCCAGCCCGATCCGCTTCCCGGATCCGTCGTCGCGGCCCCTCATGACCCGCCGCGGCTGGTGGCTGGTCGGCCTGAACGTGCTGGTCCCCGGGTCGGCGCAGGTGCTCGCGGGCAACCGTCGACTCGGGCGGTTCGGGCTGGGGGCGACGCTCGCGCTCTGGGCGCTGGTCGCGCTCGCCGTCGTGGTCTGGCTGCTCTGGCCGACCGTGCTGTACACGCTCATGAGCAACTCGCTCGCGCTCTGGGCGTTCGCCGCGCTGTTCCTCTTCT
It contains:
- the purE gene encoding 5-(carboxyamino)imidazole ribonucleotide mutase, producing MGSDSDWRVMQAASEVLDEFGIAHEVEVVSAHRTPEKMIAYGKEAYDRGIRVIIAGAGGAAHLPGMLASVTTLPVVGVPVPLSTLDGLDSLLSIVQMPAGVPVATVSIGGAKNAGLIAAKILATSDAGLTDRLAAYAESLAAMVEEKNERLKQAR
- a CDS encoding acyltransferase family protein, coding for MSTPHRTAPGPSRIAEIDGLRGIALTLVVVFHLFGAGRVSGGVDVFLFVSGFLLTASLARSAARGERPALAARYGRMLLRLVPAALVVLVATGAMVLVVLPQTSWIQNGTELVASALFLENWELIRSQLAYGAAGPETSPFQHFWSLSVQGQFFLVWPLVAALVLAATGRRAPARSALLVAAAALSIASLGFAAWANLQDPTRTYFDSAARFWEFGAGGLLALGFAHRPALDERWRALLGWLGLALILGSGFVIDGAAAYPSVPAVVPVGGAALVVLASGNRTRFGVDRALELRPVHFVARISYPLYLWHWPILIAYLAVRDRAAVGLAGATGVLVLAGVLAWATQRWVVEPVIARRSGLGIRRSLLAPVGAVVAVALAAGLGVAAQAAERDRAVAAAQALRAGDVACLGAAALDPELAPCENPVLEGVLVPALAGITSDDDNRAECWSTDDTPEPAICTVGSDQPTKRLLAIGDSHNNTLLGVYEEIANAYGWSIEVAGHSGCYLSTAPQFKRGALASANCEGWVDRAMQRIAEVDYDAIVVTHSRGAFLAGYEEDTPEAESVRVEGLLEAWAARGDLATPIIAIADNPLFPREIMACVEEHGLDAETECARPRTDALPASGLEAAVAAARNAHLVDLTDLMCGPEDCSPVVGHVILTRDGRHLTATFAHTLTPYLGPRLREIVER
- a CDS encoding GtrA family protein, with protein sequence MPSSLRTALSRLWHGVLTYAVKFGVVGLIGLVIDVAVFNLLRLGLLGDDGWAQSAIGAKTISTSVAIVFNWLGNRYWTFRRHRRKNYLREFAEYLVVSLGGMAIALLCLWVSHHVLGFTSLLADNIASNVVGLALGTLFRFALYRWWVFGHHRSDGLSALARVEEAERSLFEEPAPGDAEGTAPRG
- a CDS encoding 5-(carboxyamino)imidazole ribonucleotide synthase codes for the protein MSGGRVRVGVIGGGQLARMMIPAAVELGVEMRVLAEGEGMSAALAATAVGDYRDRETVLAFARDVDVITFDHEHVPQDVLHALVDAGMAVHPGPDALAVAQDKLVMRERVSELGLPVPDWGRVETPDELDDFIADHGGSAVVKTARGGYDGKGVRVVRAAAEVAEWFATLAEDGNPGALLVEELVDFRRELAQQVARRPSGEIVAWPVVETVQVDGICAEVIAPAPHSAGRVADLAEDIAVRVAEGLGVTGMLAVELFETVDGRVLINELAMRPHNSGHWSMDGATTGQFEQHLRAVLDLPLGATGAREPWSVMVNVLGGPAEGEMVDRYPAMLAAHPLAKVHNYGKSPRPGRKIGHVTVSGDDLDEVAYQARAAAAFFDD
- a CDS encoding acyltransferase family protein; this translates as MSGRHSGSPQHDSSEFIGEIVGVRGLALALVVLFHLFGAGRVSGGVDVFLFISAFLLTGSLVRRVDRGGPFLANQYGRMAVRLVPAAIVVLVGVLVATVLLAPSTQWLQNGRELIASALYYENWELISSQLAYGAAGPQTSPLQHFWSMSVQGQFFVAWPLLVAVVAAITARRLPVRRVLFVVTALLTAASFAYAMLLHGQDQQVAYFDSFARFWELGAGALLALSAHHLRIGRAWSIAAVWTGLAMIVACGFLIDGGSAFPGPLTLWPLAGTALIIVGSGVRTRRFGPDRLLDTAPLRFIARISYPLYLWHWPILIFWLMYFDRPSVGPRSAAAILLISVVLAWLTQRFVAEPAIALRSTVSTRSMIAAPLAAIAVVVLIVGAGVVRVQAWTDAQIQQVRASTAEVTADGARALDADGSGSVNTAAFVPAAAAAGVDRPAPLSWGCVQGTGDVPGRGDVKVCESDVEDPTRTIVMSGGSHVMQWYEAMEGIAARNGWALVLVDKDGCRLISPEGAREISPYDACVEWNEKVVDEIAAIRPDALLTVGSQTPNGKRFTEEVMLDEQVEVWRELDAAGIPTIAIRDTPRFEWTVPTCVSEHPDDLSACGRARDDIFAAEDPLLSAADVPESTVAIDMTDSFCTDRCEPVVGDVLVYRDRDHFSATYGRTLEEPLERALRAQAPWLF